One Actinoplanes missouriensis 431 DNA segment encodes these proteins:
- a CDS encoding LuxR family transcriptional regulator, protein MDHEEDAPGLIGRAGVWAELSAILDPSRPETTIALLTGPAGIGKTALLSAFTGEAVRRGLPTIRYGDLSSLVGVKHSDSEPGAALDPGPGTDPLALRAALFAEVTRRAGDRLVVLVADDADRLDPCAADLLTALAAAIVWRQVPALALVTARTDRAPADLADLIPAIPVPPLTDREAERLLDRLPGAPRGTARVGLLRRAAGNPLALREFAPGPSHDYDQRIRALPALTLRALTLVAAGEPDLSVIARADPAATLAAWQPAEEAGLVVVAGGTARFTHPLAEQAVLAAAGPGALHHAHQDLAAVTTDPHRALWHRAAVATGTDPELAAELIAAAGRLGGTAATTAVSLLDRAAALSPASRRAAVLLEAAGRAGAVGRMAWAAEIVDRARAALLPGTPAQLTATVAALSSWLLTMRGRVHEAANVLVAALHAADDRATVTTVAATAGLPAFLLGEGPLTDVLRAALTAAPAPRAAATPGPPAPEPHAATTPAPPEPHAATTPAPPEPHAAATPPLDPASLYPLAVVAPDERVRAAVLDIPAPAEPAQIGPVSAIGGAALLLDEPEHALRLLEPAATAVARGAATGVFLSAPGGACWALIDLGRWVEGEQLLVPVLSSPVSAEAVSVRGWAYTQLAVIALHRGHRDQAADLLRRSEHEGLPALAVRVRQAQAQAAAAAGDHESAYRLLSDVLTGTHFWELLLLPDVVAAAMHIGLGEQAATRCAHVRDRFAGRWLTARQRTLIAAGDALADPDPAAAADRLAPLVDAAETRRRPFERAVLAVELADRWRRSARARRATEMLVDALDTFERLGASGWAARVRADLRTPATAATAADPFAALSAQQQQIARLAAEGLTNREIAARLFLSPRTVASHLYRMFPQLGVSNRTQLADLLSSHLTDDRAAGGGQDLTRPTDGRAP, encoded by the coding sequence GTGGATCACGAGGAGGACGCGCCAGGGCTCATCGGCCGAGCCGGCGTGTGGGCCGAACTGAGCGCCATCCTCGACCCGTCCCGACCGGAAACGACCATCGCCCTGCTGACCGGCCCGGCCGGCATCGGAAAGACCGCGCTCCTCAGCGCTTTCACCGGCGAGGCGGTGCGGCGCGGGCTTCCCACCATCAGGTACGGCGATTTATCCTCCCTTGTCGGTGTGAAACACTCTGACTCCGAGCCAGGCGCCGCGCTCGATCCGGGACCGGGCACCGACCCGCTCGCGCTGCGGGCCGCGCTTTTCGCCGAGGTGACCCGGCGGGCCGGTGACCGGCTCGTGGTGCTCGTCGCCGACGACGCCGACCGGCTCGACCCGTGCGCCGCCGACCTGCTCACGGCCCTGGCCGCCGCGATCGTCTGGCGGCAGGTCCCGGCGCTGGCCCTGGTCACCGCCCGGACCGATCGGGCCCCCGCCGACCTGGCCGACCTGATCCCTGCGATCCCGGTGCCGCCTCTCACCGACCGGGAGGCGGAACGGCTGCTCGATCGGCTGCCCGGCGCACCCCGCGGAACCGCCCGCGTCGGCCTGCTCCGCCGCGCCGCGGGCAACCCGCTTGCGCTGCGCGAGTTCGCGCCCGGCCCGTCGCACGACTACGACCAGCGGATCCGCGCCCTGCCCGCTCTCACGCTGCGGGCGCTCACCCTGGTGGCGGCCGGCGAACCGGACCTGTCCGTGATCGCCCGCGCCGACCCCGCCGCCACCCTGGCCGCCTGGCAGCCCGCCGAGGAGGCCGGCCTGGTCGTGGTCGCCGGCGGCACGGCCCGTTTCACCCACCCGCTGGCCGAGCAGGCCGTGCTCGCGGCCGCCGGACCGGGCGCGCTGCACCACGCCCACCAGGACCTCGCCGCGGTGACCACCGACCCGCACCGGGCGCTCTGGCACCGGGCCGCCGTCGCCACGGGCACCGACCCGGAACTGGCCGCCGAGCTGATCGCCGCGGCCGGCCGGCTCGGCGGCACGGCCGCGACCACCGCCGTGAGCCTGCTGGACCGGGCGGCCGCGCTCTCCCCCGCGTCGCGGCGGGCAGCGGTCCTGCTGGAGGCCGCCGGCCGCGCGGGCGCCGTGGGCCGGATGGCGTGGGCCGCCGAGATCGTGGACCGGGCCCGCGCTGCGCTGCTCCCCGGCACACCCGCGCAGCTCACGGCGACGGTCGCCGCCCTGTCGTCGTGGCTGCTCACCATGCGGGGCCGCGTCCACGAGGCGGCGAACGTGCTGGTCGCGGCGCTGCACGCGGCCGACGACCGGGCGACGGTGACGACCGTGGCGGCCACCGCGGGCCTCCCGGCCTTCCTGCTCGGCGAGGGCCCGCTCACCGACGTCCTGCGCGCCGCCCTCACCGCCGCCCCGGCGCCGCGCGCCGCGGCTACCCCCGGCCCACCGGCGCCCGAACCCCACGCCGCCACCACCCCCGCGCCGCCCGAGCCCCACGCCGCCACCACCCCCGCGCCGCCCGAGCCCCACGCCGCGGCAACCCCGCCGCTCGACCCGGCGTCGCTCTACCCGCTTGCGGTGGTTGCTCCGGACGAGCGGGTCCGTGCGGCCGTGCTGGACATCCCGGCGCCCGCGGAGCCCGCGCAGATCGGGCCCGTGTCGGCGATCGGCGGCGCGGCGCTGCTGCTCGACGAGCCGGAACACGCGCTGCGGCTGCTCGAACCCGCGGCCACCGCCGTGGCGCGCGGCGCCGCGACGGGCGTGTTCCTCTCCGCGCCCGGCGGGGCCTGCTGGGCGCTGATCGACCTCGGTCGGTGGGTGGAGGGCGAGCAACTGCTGGTGCCGGTGCTGTCGTCGCCGGTCTCCGCCGAGGCGGTGAGCGTGCGCGGCTGGGCGTACACCCAGCTCGCCGTGATCGCCCTGCACCGCGGGCACCGGGACCAGGCCGCTGACCTGCTGCGACGCTCGGAACACGAGGGCCTGCCGGCGCTCGCGGTCCGGGTGCGGCAGGCGCAGGCCCAGGCCGCGGCCGCGGCCGGCGATCACGAGTCGGCGTACCGGCTGCTCAGCGACGTGCTCACCGGCACCCACTTCTGGGAGCTGCTCCTGCTGCCCGATGTGGTCGCCGCGGCCATGCACATCGGACTCGGCGAGCAGGCCGCCACGCGATGCGCGCACGTGCGGGACCGGTTCGCGGGCCGCTGGCTCACCGCACGCCAGCGCACCCTGATCGCCGCCGGCGACGCGCTCGCCGATCCCGACCCTGCGGCCGCCGCGGACCGGCTCGCGCCGCTGGTCGACGCGGCCGAGACCCGGCGGCGGCCGTTCGAACGGGCGGTTCTCGCCGTCGAGCTGGCCGACCGCTGGCGACGGTCCGCGCGGGCGCGGCGGGCCACCGAGATGCTCGTGGACGCGCTCGACACGTTCGAACGGCTCGGCGCCTCCGGATGGGCCGCGAGGGTACGCGCCGACCTGCGCACACCGGCCACCGCCGCGACCGCCGCCGACCCGTTCGCCGCGCTCAGCGCCCAGCAGCAGCAGATCGCCCGGCTCGCCGCCGAGGGACTCACCAACCGGGAGATCGCGGCCCGGCTGTTCCTGTCGCCGCGTACCGTCGCCTCCCACCTCTACCGGATGTTCCCGCAGCTCGGCGTGAGCAACCGGACCCAGCTCGCCGACCTGCTCAGCAGTCATCTGACAGACGACCGGGCGGCCGGCGGCGGGCAGGATCTCACACGTCCGACAGACGGGAGAGCGCCGTGA
- a CDS encoding IS701 family transposase: MDVAEADRLRDDLAEFASDVFASLTRAGWQDRAAAYLQGLMIDGRRKSIQPMAARLQGVHEQALNHFVTNSPWQVEPVRRRIAALADQAIVPTAWAIDDTGLLKCGTASPCVARQYTGTAGKVTNCQIAVSVSMVTDTASCPVDWRLFLPESWDPASPKATSDVHNRRRRAGISDDVTHREKWRLALDMIDELLRWGHRPPLIVADCGYGDAAEFRLALTERGLPHLVQVSGRLTAYPASTIRTAGDYAGVGSYPTPRYQQPAPTLTELITTGTGKARRVTWRPGSRSRGGRPLLMSSHFVFTRVRPAGRTLLSAHRGEDLPEAWLIAEWPPGNPEPIKYWLSDLPARTARRTLIRWAKLRWRIEHDYREVKTGLGLDHYEGRTWQGWHHHVTLVSAAHIFLTLQRLDPKTHAPE, from the coding sequence ATGGACGTTGCTGAGGCTGACCGGTTGCGTGACGACTTGGCCGAGTTCGCGTCGGACGTGTTCGCCTCGCTGACCAGGGCCGGCTGGCAGGATCGTGCGGCCGCGTATCTGCAAGGGCTGATGATCGACGGACGGCGTAAGTCGATCCAGCCGATGGCCGCTCGGCTGCAGGGCGTGCATGAGCAGGCGTTGAACCACTTCGTGACCAACAGTCCGTGGCAGGTCGAGCCGGTCCGGCGACGGATCGCCGCGCTGGCCGACCAGGCGATCGTCCCGACGGCATGGGCCATCGACGACACCGGCCTGCTCAAATGCGGCACCGCTTCGCCGTGTGTGGCCCGGCAGTACACCGGCACCGCGGGCAAGGTCACCAACTGCCAGATCGCCGTAAGCGTCAGCATGGTCACCGACACCGCATCCTGCCCCGTGGACTGGCGACTGTTTCTGCCGGAGTCCTGGGATCCCGCCTCACCCAAGGCCACCAGCGATGTCCACAACCGTCGCCGCCGCGCCGGGATCAGCGACGACGTGACCCATCGGGAGAAGTGGCGCCTCGCCCTGGACATGATCGACGAACTGCTGCGATGGGGACATCGCCCGCCGCTGATCGTGGCCGACTGCGGCTACGGCGACGCCGCAGAGTTCCGCCTCGCCCTGACCGAACGCGGGCTGCCCCACCTGGTGCAGGTCAGCGGCAGGCTCACCGCTTACCCGGCCTCGACGATCCGCACGGCCGGGGACTACGCCGGCGTCGGCTCCTATCCCACGCCCCGCTACCAGCAGCCGGCGCCGACCCTCACCGAACTGATCACCACCGGCACCGGCAAAGCCCGGAGAGTGACCTGGCGACCCGGCTCCCGCAGCCGCGGCGGCCGTCCGCTCCTGATGTCCTCGCACTTCGTGTTCACCCGGGTCCGTCCGGCCGGGCGAACCCTGCTGTCCGCGCACCGCGGCGAGGACCTACCTGAGGCCTGGCTCATCGCCGAATGGCCGCCCGGCAACCCGGAGCCGATCAAGTACTGGCTCTCTGACCTACCCGCCCGGACCGCGAGACGCACCCTGATCCGCTGGGCGAAACTGCGCTGGCGCATCGAACACGACTACCGCGAAGTCAAGACCGGTCTCGGCCTCGACCACTACGAAGGCCGCACCTGGCAGGGATGGCACCACCACGTCACCCTCGTCTCCGCGGCACACATCTTCCTCACCCTGCAACGCCTCGACCCAAAAACCCATGCGCCGGAATGA
- a CDS encoding STAS domain-containing protein: MERPLAITPTTEPAGIRLRGTLGASTLPLLETSLERLLDQTGDVVLDLAGVTFVDSAGLRALVRAAASLEARGRRLLLENPRPQLFRLAEAVGYGIPAATMQSPGR; the protein is encoded by the coding sequence ATGGAACGCCCACTCGCCATCACACCCACCACCGAACCGGCCGGGATCCGGCTGCGCGGCACCCTCGGCGCGTCCACGCTGCCCCTCCTGGAGACCTCGCTGGAACGGCTGCTCGACCAGACCGGTGACGTCGTGCTCGACCTGGCCGGCGTGACGTTCGTCGACAGCGCCGGCCTGCGCGCGCTGGTCCGCGCGGCCGCCTCGCTGGAAGCCCGCGGCCGGCGCCTGCTGCTGGAGAACCCCCGCCCTCAGCTGTTCCGGCTCGCCGAGGCCGTCGGATACGGCATTCCGGCCGCCACGATGCAGTCACCTGGCAGATGA
- a CDS encoding helix-turn-helix transcriptional regulator, whose protein sequence is MIVGRDAELASIDAALRDGRRLLITGGRGTGRSALLAEAARRHASAGATVLVVGALPGDRGVPGAGLQRLLHPVRDEAPVGLAFLWGTAHGAGHDVGAAVDALAARLAARGPVLWCVDDLERLDELSRTAILRQRHATVLATGATGATWATGDAGDTGNAGGSRNGGATGDTVLRPYLMIELDRLSPADATALLAGMPGLAGHPGARLVLAQAAGNPLALTELARNLVSGPPITPATTELPVPDRLRRALAPTVDDLDPVRMRAALLAAFAAETPGPATAAALAVLVSPDVWQWLVADGVLRPGRRRRFTHPVVRAAVIDRAGHAQRRDARHQLAALLPAGGPARAWHTAHAEPVPGETLAGVLDAAGGELLAAGRLRAAGYALGLAARLSGDPARALARQRRAAYSAHLAGEQAWSRQLAPPGTGAGVPGDATAVIDVPEIAPLLLRAWLRGDEDAREAVRDLLGSGRPVAGPIVAVWASAIVEDTDPDGAAERMLHQRVRPSRRDPMSPEQRQMVLGTIALARHETVAAVRYMSRSVELVAHGSLHEPIAHCGLAGARYDLGELDAAADHAVRTLAALGVPADAGSAGGASGFSGAIGAAGGASGFSGAIGAAAGRAEGSGVHDDLRAGALAVLASVAVLREDADAEEWVRRARAGLRPADQAAHDLRLVRAQGLIAGMRGRHELAFRRLRRLHHPDGRPVHHRLSDLGLADLARVAVILGRDDEVRPLVEAATPRIRALRSVRASAIHHRALALLAGTSEQAETYFRLALADPASDVWAVERALTRMDYAAWLRRRQRPAESRPLLEAARDVFAAAGLTAWQERAEAELAAAGPPSRPGLLTPQQHQVVMLAAQGLTNPQIAARLGLSARTVGIHLSRAYPILGVTRRSQLPLVMQ, encoded by the coding sequence GTGATCGTCGGGCGCGATGCCGAGCTGGCCTCGATCGACGCCGCGTTGCGGGACGGGCGCCGCCTGCTGATCACCGGCGGGCGCGGGACCGGGCGGTCGGCGCTGCTCGCCGAGGCGGCTCGCCGGCACGCCTCGGCGGGGGCGACGGTGCTGGTGGTGGGCGCGCTTCCGGGTGACCGCGGGGTGCCCGGCGCGGGGCTGCAACGGCTGCTCCACCCGGTACGGGACGAGGCGCCGGTGGGGCTCGCCTTCCTGTGGGGGACGGCTCACGGCGCGGGGCACGACGTGGGCGCGGCCGTCGATGCGCTGGCGGCCCGGCTCGCGGCCAGGGGTCCGGTGCTGTGGTGCGTCGACGACCTGGAACGGCTCGACGAGCTGTCCCGGACCGCGATCCTGCGGCAGCGCCACGCCACGGTCCTCGCCACCGGAGCCACCGGAGCCACCTGGGCCACCGGAGACGCCGGAGACACGGGGAACGCCGGTGGCAGCAGGAACGGCGGAGCCACCGGGGACACGGTGCTCAGGCCGTACCTGATGATCGAGCTGGACCGGCTCTCCCCGGCCGATGCCACCGCTCTGCTGGCAGGGATGCCCGGCCTGGCCGGGCATCCCGGCGCCCGGCTCGTGCTCGCCCAGGCCGCCGGCAACCCCCTGGCCCTCACCGAGCTGGCCCGGAACCTGGTGTCCGGCCCGCCGATCACGCCGGCCACCACCGAGCTGCCCGTCCCGGACCGGCTGCGCCGCGCTCTCGCACCCACCGTCGACGATCTCGATCCGGTACGGATGCGGGCCGCGCTGCTCGCCGCGTTCGCCGCCGAGACACCCGGACCGGCCACCGCGGCCGCCCTCGCGGTGCTGGTCTCGCCGGACGTGTGGCAGTGGCTGGTCGCCGACGGGGTGCTGCGGCCCGGCAGACGGCGCCGGTTCACGCATCCGGTGGTCCGGGCCGCGGTGATCGACCGGGCCGGGCACGCGCAGCGCCGCGACGCCCGGCATCAACTGGCCGCGCTGCTGCCGGCCGGTGGCCCGGCGCGCGCCTGGCACACCGCGCACGCCGAACCGGTTCCCGGCGAGACCCTGGCCGGTGTGCTCGACGCCGCCGGCGGTGAGCTGCTCGCGGCGGGACGGCTGCGCGCCGCCGGGTACGCGCTCGGCCTCGCCGCACGGCTCAGCGGTGATCCGGCGCGGGCGCTCGCCCGGCAGCGGCGGGCCGCCTACAGCGCGCACCTGGCCGGCGAACAGGCCTGGTCACGACAGCTGGCGCCGCCCGGGACGGGCGCCGGGGTGCCCGGCGACGCGACGGCCGTCATCGACGTGCCGGAGATCGCGCCGCTGCTGTTGCGGGCCTGGCTGCGGGGCGACGAGGATGCCCGGGAGGCGGTGCGTGACCTGCTGGGATCGGGCCGTCCGGTCGCCGGGCCGATCGTGGCGGTGTGGGCGAGCGCGATCGTCGAGGACACCGACCCGGACGGGGCCGCGGAACGGATGCTGCACCAGCGGGTCCGGCCGTCCCGCCGGGATCCGATGAGTCCCGAGCAGCGGCAGATGGTGCTGGGGACGATCGCACTGGCGCGGCACGAGACGGTGGCGGCGGTTCGCTACATGAGCCGTTCGGTGGAGCTGGTCGCGCACGGTTCGCTGCATGAGCCGATCGCGCATTGCGGGCTGGCCGGGGCGCGTTATGACCTCGGGGAGCTGGACGCGGCCGCCGATCATGCCGTGCGGACGCTCGCCGCGCTCGGCGTGCCGGCCGATGCCGGCAGCGCGGGCGGCGCTTCCGGTTTCAGCGGCGCGATCGGTGCCGCGGGCGGCGCATCCGGTTTCAGCGGCGCGATCGGTGCAGCGGCCGGTCGGGCCGAGGGCTCCGGGGTGCACGACGATCTGCGGGCCGGGGCGCTCGCCGTGCTCGCGAGCGTCGCGGTGCTCCGGGAGGACGCCGACGCCGAGGAGTGGGTGCGCCGGGCCCGCGCCGGCCTGCGTCCCGCCGACCAGGCCGCCCACGACCTGCGGCTGGTCCGCGCCCAGGGCCTGATCGCCGGGATGCGCGGGCGTCACGAGCTGGCGTTCCGGCGGCTGCGCCGGCTGCACCACCCGGACGGCCGGCCGGTCCACCACCGTCTCTCCGACCTCGGGCTGGCCGACCTGGCCCGGGTCGCGGTGATCCTCGGCCGCGACGACGAGGTCCGCCCGCTGGTCGAGGCCGCGACACCCCGGATCCGGGCACTGCGGTCGGTGCGGGCCAGCGCGATCCACCACCGGGCGCTGGCGCTGCTCGCCGGAACATCGGAACAGGCCGAGACGTACTTCCGGCTCGCCCTCGCCGACCCGGCCAGCGACGTCTGGGCGGTCGAGCGGGCGCTGACCCGGATGGACTACGCCGCGTGGCTGCGCCGCCGCCAGCGTCCCGCCGAGTCAAGGCCGCTGCTGGAGGCGGCCCGCGACGTCTTCGCCGCCGCCGGTCTGACCGCCTGGCAGGAGCGCGCCGAGGCGGAACTGGCCGCGGCCGGGCCACCGTCGCGCCCCGGGCTGCTCACCCCGCAACAGCATCAGGTCGTCATGCTGGCCGCGCAGGGACTCACGAATCCGCAGATCGCCGCCCGGCTCGGGCTGTCCGCGCGCACGGTCGGCATCCACCTCAGCCGTGCCTACCCGATCCTCGGCGTGACCCGGCGCTCCCAGCTTCCTCTCGTGATGCAGTAA
- a CDS encoding AAA family ATPase: protein MERHDMPLRGRDGELAELTRRIGTVHNGGASIVVVTGAPGSGKTRLLHEAQRVAAARHVRTVRLAGDPDAALAPGEGLLRGLDISPPRQPGAEHRYWFLQEVQDGLERAARRQPLLIAVDDLQWCDDLTLLALRVLPERLAGYPILWLLAGRETESSPGYVNTLARLDAGGATTLILGDLDDDAAARMAADVLGAAPSGELLDLARSAGNSPLLIRELMTGIREEGRADLPTRVRTLVQRRLARLPRDTRAVLEVASVLSRRLLVPCLADLLRRTPAQLLDSVRVALAEDLLRSEGEELVFRHDLVREAIRATVPPPVARALRREAAAAAARSGSGPLEVAALMADSAEPGDQEAIAALRTAAARLAADTPAGAADLSRRALALTRAGTTQHQEVTAETVRLLWLAGRAHEATVLGRTLLHDDLAPEAEAAARIGIAAVCSQYSFAEAVRQCAITAGLPGLSTRTRTSALALMGVNQTMTGDITGAGTTLAEVLRDADEPHRALALAALSVVALYRDDWAGATELADEVVKARAGADLWGPTQWRGYLDALAGRPDLALEHAASGMRVAQRDGQAWQVRQWSMDRCRLLFDAGRLDDARAEAEGVLAMADELGAGNYADCTALVTAARVALHTGDLAAARRYDADAERMRADEAPLVRRAGRWIGALVAVAHDRDPDRIRQLLAEAAGTFGSPGPALGSPMDPADDVTFVRIALSIGEHGWAGRAVAAAEQRSAANPSYPFLAATAGHARGLLDGDRHRILAAIETYRAFPRPLPLAAALEDADGHEEALTVYDRVGATRDAARVRGELRRRGIHRRPAAPGRRGRGPLVPADRHRARRRREDRRRGHQPGGRGRHVPVTAHREHPCPTCFHEAGHNSRVELTRLAVRHLVVLCHDPRRRARFRCGNGVRQVGHAPMR from the coding sequence GTGGAGAGGCACGACATGCCGTTGCGGGGACGCGACGGCGAACTGGCGGAACTGACACGGCGGATCGGCACGGTGCACAACGGGGGTGCGTCGATCGTCGTCGTGACGGGTGCGCCGGGCAGCGGCAAGACCCGGCTGCTCCACGAGGCGCAGCGGGTCGCCGCCGCTCGCCACGTGCGGACGGTGCGGCTGGCCGGCGACCCTGACGCCGCTCTGGCGCCCGGCGAGGGCCTGCTGCGCGGGCTGGACATCAGCCCGCCCCGGCAGCCGGGCGCCGAACACCGGTACTGGTTCCTCCAGGAGGTCCAGGACGGCCTGGAGCGCGCCGCCCGCCGGCAACCTCTGCTGATCGCCGTCGACGACCTGCAGTGGTGCGACGACCTCACGCTGCTCGCGCTCCGGGTGCTGCCCGAGCGCCTCGCCGGTTACCCGATCCTCTGGCTCCTCGCCGGCCGGGAGACCGAATCCTCCCCCGGGTACGTGAACACCCTCGCCCGCCTCGACGCCGGTGGCGCCACCACCCTGATTCTCGGTGACCTCGACGACGACGCGGCCGCCCGGATGGCCGCCGACGTGCTCGGCGCCGCGCCTTCCGGCGAGCTGCTCGACCTGGCCCGGAGCGCCGGGAACAGCCCGCTGCTGATCCGCGAGCTGATGACCGGCATCCGCGAGGAGGGACGCGCCGACCTGCCCACCCGCGTCCGCACCCTGGTGCAGCGGCGTCTCGCCCGGCTGCCGCGCGACACCCGCGCCGTCCTCGAGGTGGCCTCGGTGCTGTCGCGCCGCCTGCTCGTACCCTGTCTCGCTGATCTTCTGCGCCGGACCCCGGCGCAGCTGCTCGACTCGGTCCGCGTGGCGCTCGCCGAGGATCTGCTCCGCAGCGAGGGCGAGGAACTGGTGTTCCGGCACGATCTGGTGCGCGAGGCGATCCGGGCGACGGTGCCGCCGCCGGTGGCACGGGCCCTGCGCCGGGAGGCCGCCGCGGCCGCCGCCCGGTCGGGTTCCGGCCCGCTCGAGGTGGCCGCGCTGATGGCCGACAGCGCGGAACCCGGTGACCAGGAGGCGATCGCGGCGTTGCGCACCGCCGCCGCGCGGCTCGCCGCCGACACGCCGGCCGGCGCCGCCGACCTGAGCCGCCGGGCCCTCGCCCTGACCCGGGCCGGCACCACACAGCACCAGGAGGTCACCGCCGAGACGGTCCGGCTGTTGTGGCTGGCCGGGCGCGCCCACGAGGCCACCGTCCTGGGCCGCACCCTGCTCCACGACGACCTGGCGCCCGAGGCGGAGGCCGCCGCCCGGATCGGCATCGCCGCGGTCTGCAGCCAGTACTCGTTCGCCGAGGCGGTCCGGCAGTGCGCGATCACCGCCGGCCTTCCCGGGCTGTCCACGCGGACCAGGACGTCGGCGCTCGCCCTGATGGGCGTGAACCAGACCATGACCGGTGACATCACCGGCGCCGGGACGACGCTGGCCGAGGTGCTCCGGGACGCCGACGAGCCGCATCGGGCCCTCGCCCTGGCCGCGCTGTCGGTCGTCGCCCTCTACCGCGACGACTGGGCCGGCGCCACCGAACTGGCCGACGAGGTCGTCAAGGCCCGGGCCGGGGCCGATCTGTGGGGGCCGACGCAGTGGCGCGGCTACCTCGACGCCCTGGCCGGGCGGCCGGACCTGGCCCTGGAGCACGCCGCGTCCGGGATGCGGGTGGCGCAGCGCGACGGCCAGGCCTGGCAGGTGCGGCAATGGAGCATGGACCGGTGCCGGCTGCTCTTCGACGCCGGCCGGCTCGACGACGCCCGCGCCGAGGCGGAGGGCGTCCTCGCGATGGCCGACGAGCTGGGCGCGGGCAACTACGCCGACTGCACCGCCCTGGTCACCGCGGCGCGGGTGGCGCTGCACACCGGTGACCTGGCCGCGGCCCGCCGTTACGACGCGGACGCCGAACGGATGCGGGCCGACGAGGCGCCGCTGGTCCGCCGCGCGGGCCGCTGGATCGGCGCGCTCGTCGCGGTCGCCCACGACCGCGACCCGGACCGGATCCGGCAGCTGCTTGCCGAGGCCGCCGGCACGTTCGGCAGTCCCGGTCCCGCGCTCGGCTCGCCGATGGACCCCGCCGACGACGTGACGTTCGTGCGGATCGCGCTGTCGATCGGCGAACACGGCTGGGCGGGCCGGGCGGTGGCGGCCGCCGAGCAGCGGAGCGCGGCCAATCCGTCGTACCCGTTCCTCGCCGCGACCGCCGGGCACGCCCGCGGCCTGCTCGACGGCGACCGGCACCGGATCCTCGCCGCGATCGAGACATACCGGGCGTTTCCCCGGCCGCTGCCGCTCGCCGCCGCCCTCGAGGACGCCGACGGACACGAGGAGGCGCTGACCGTTTATGACCGTGTCGGTGCCACCCGCGACGCGGCCCGCGTGCGCGGTGAGCTGCGCCGCCGGGGCATCCACCGCCGTCCCGCTGCCCCCGGCCGCCGCGGGCGCGGACCGCTGGTCCCGGCTGACCGTCACCGAGCTCGCCGTCGTCGAGAAGATCGCCGCCGGGGCCACCAACCGGGAGGTCGCGGCCGCCATGTTCCTGTCACCGCACACCGTGAACACCCATGTCCGACATGCTTTCACGAAGCTGGGCATAACTCCCGCGTCGAGTTGACCCGGCTCGCGGTCCGGCACCTAGTAGTGCTTTGTCATGATCCGCGTCGGCGGGCTCGTTTCCGTTGCGGGAACGGGGTTCGGCAGGTCGGGCATGCGCCGATGAGGTAG
- a CDS encoding alpha/beta hydrolase: protein MTPLDEAARMLVDGSRLPPFHYAIGPDDARRALRLVQAPPAAMPGVEHRVVAVPTAAGDLTTHVITPSGPPAAPRPAILYAHGGGWLTGGWETHHRLAVRMCRDTGAIVVMPAYTRVPEARHPVAIGQLAAALGWIRDGGLPTGADLPADRDRIALVGDCAGATMTLELALREGGAARTLVLLYPLGLPAAGDRSARAFATGAGLRLADVRHLHQRYAPRARYPDPLAAEDVSGLPPTLLITAEVDPTRDTAERLGNRLRAAGVPVTAARYLGTVHDFAVLDALRWTPAAEAALGQVTDHLRDAFGVVA from the coding sequence GTGACGCCACTCGACGAGGCGGCCCGGATGCTGGTCGACGGCTCCCGGCTGCCACCGTTCCACTACGCGATCGGCCCGGACGACGCCCGCCGAGCGTTGCGCCTGGTCCAGGCCCCGCCCGCCGCGATGCCGGGCGTCGAGCACCGGGTCGTCGCGGTGCCGACGGCCGCCGGGGACCTCACCACCCACGTGATCACCCCGAGCGGTCCGCCGGCGGCGCCGCGACCGGCCATCCTGTACGCGCACGGCGGCGGCTGGCTGACCGGCGGCTGGGAGACCCATCACCGGCTGGCCGTGCGGATGTGCCGGGACACCGGCGCGATCGTGGTGATGCCCGCCTACACGCGGGTGCCGGAGGCCCGGCATCCGGTGGCGATCGGGCAGCTCGCGGCGGCGCTCGGGTGGATCCGGGACGGGGGGCTACCCACCGGTGCGGACCTGCCCGCCGACCGGGACCGGATCGCGCTGGTCGGTGACTGCGCCGGAGCGACGATGACGCTGGAGCTCGCTCTCCGGGAGGGCGGCGCCGCCCGTACCCTGGTGTTGCTCTATCCCCTCGGACTGCCCGCGGCGGGCGACCGGTCGGCGCGGGCGTTCGCCACCGGCGCCGGCTTGCGCCTCGCCGACGTGCGTCACCTGCACCAGCGGTACGCGCCGCGGGCCCGCTATCCGGACCCGCTCGCGGCCGAGGACGTGAGCGGGCTGCCGCCGACCCTGCTGATCACCGCTGAGGTGGATCCGACCCGGGACACCGCGGAACGGCTCGGCAACCGGCTGCGCGCGGCGGGTGTGCCGGTCACGGCCGCGCGCTATCTGGGCACGGTCCACGACTTCGCGGTGCTCGACGCGCTGCGCTGGACTCCGGCCGCCGAGGCCGCGCTCGGCCAGGTCACCGATCACCTGCGGGACGCGTTCGGGGTGGTCGCGTGA